From a region of the Mercurialis annua linkage group LG1-X, ddMerAnnu1.2, whole genome shotgun sequence genome:
- the LOC126664979 gene encoding uncharacterized protein LOC126664979 — protein sequence MANSYLFTLIITLLLFSLSAPPSASSSPHNNEQPEQEGDTPITRFQQYLRFNTAHPNPNYTAPVSFLTSIAQSLALKTQTLYFTPNKPVLLLTWPGSNPSLPSIIFNSHLDSVPAEPSKWTHPPFSAVRTEDGQIFARGAQDDKCIAIQYLEAIRNLKHRNFKPIRTVHISYVPDEEIGAADGYAKFVNSKEFKELNVGFAMDEGQASVNDEFRLFYADRTPWDLVIKAKGQPGHGSNMYDNSAMENLMKSVEVITKFRESQFDIVKAGFAASSEVVSVNPVYLKAGIPSPTGFVMNMQPSEAEAGFNIRLTPTTDPDLFRKKIAQEWAPAARNMTYEITEKGPMKDNMGRPLVTAVDNSNPWWLVFKQAIAAAGGKLASPEILASTTDARFLRQLGIPVFGFSPMANTPILLHDHNEFLKDTVFLKGIEVYEHIISSLSSFDEVDAI from the exons ATGGCCAATTCCTACCTTTTCACATTAATCATCACTCTTCTCCTCTTCTCCCTCTCCGCACCGCCGTCGGCATCATCATCACCCCACAATAACGAACAACCAGAGCAAGAAGGAGACACCCCAATAACCCGTTTCCAACAGTATCTGAGATTCAACACAGCCCATCCCAATCCAAACTACACAGCCCCAGTCTCATTCCTCACTTCAATAGCTCAATCACTCGCTCTCAAAACCCAAACTCTATACTTCACTCCCAACAAACCAGTCCTTCTATTAACATGGCCCGGCTCAAACCCATCTCTCCCTTCAATTATATTCAATTCCCATCTCGATTCTGTCCCCGCCGAACCCTCCAAATGGACCCACCCGCCTTTCTCCGCTGTCCGTACAGAAGACGGTCAAATCTTTGCCCGTGGAGCTCAGGATGATAAGTGCATTGCTATACAGTACTTAGAAGCTATCCGTAACTTGAAACATCGCAACTTTAAACCCATCAGGACCGTTCATATTTCTTATGTTCCTGATGAGGAGATCGGTGCGGCTGATGGGTATGCTAAGTTTGTTAATTCTAAGGAGTTTAAAGAACTGAACGTTGGGTTTGCTATGGATGAAGGGCAGGCTTCTGTTAACGATGAGTTCAGATTGTTTTATGCTGATCGAACTCCGTGGGATTTGGTAATTAAGGCTAAAGGACAACCCGGGCACGGGTCCAATATGTATGATAATTCTGCAATGGAGAATTTAATGAAGAGTGTTGAGGTTATTACTAAGTTCAGAGAGAGTCAGTTTGATATTGTTAAGGCTGGGTTTGCTGCCAGTTCTGAGGTTGTTTCTGTTAATCCTGTTTATTTAAAAGCTGGAATTCCTTCTCCCACT GGATTTGTGATGAATATGCAACCTTCAGAGGCAGAAGCTGGTTTCAACATTAGATTGACTCCTACAACTGATCCTGATCTTTTTAGGAAAAAGATTGCTCAAGAGTGGGCACCTGCTGCACGCAACATGACATATGAG ATAACTGAGAAAGGCCCCATGAAAGATAACATGGGACGGCCATTAGTGACCGCAGTGGATAATTCCAATCCATGGTGGCTAGTATTCAAGCAAGCTATTGCAGCAGCTGGAGGAAAACTTGCAAGTCCCGAAATCTTGGCTTCAACAACTGATGCGCGGTTCTTAAGACAGTTGGGAATTCCTGTCTTTGGTTTCTCTCCAATGGcaaatactcctatattattGCATGACCATAATGAG TTCTTGAAGGACACGGTCTTCTTGAAAGGAATTGAGGTGTATGAGCATATCATTAGCTCTTTAAGCTCTTTTGATGAGGTTGATGCGATATAG
- the LOC126674936 gene encoding uncharacterized protein LOC126674936 — protein MGFAAMAARPLCSSITLLTRPKRIFAPLASSYSSSPLKTRTLVLYSKPGCCLCDGLKEKLQAAFLLSTPNSLHDVVLEVRDITSNPEWEKAYQYEIPVLAKLLADGSEETLPRISPRLGVEHVQKKIAAALTQ, from the exons ATGGGCTTTGCAGCAATGGCAGCAAGGCCATTATGCTCATCAATCACATTACTGACAAGACCTAAAAGGATATTCGCTCCTTTGGCTTCTTCTTATTCCAGCTCTCCATTAAAGACGAGGACCTTGGTTCTTTACTCAAAGCCTGGATGCTGTTTGTGTGATGGTCTCAAAGAGAAGCTTCAAGCTGCTTTCTTGCTTTCCACTCCCAATTCTCTACACGACGTCGTCTTGGAG GTAAGGGATATAACAAGCAATCCTGAATGGGAAAAGGCTTATCAGTATGAGATACCTGTGCTGGCTAAACTACTTGCTGATGGCTCTGAG GAAACTCTTCCTAGAATATCTCCTCGACTTGGAGTGGAACATGTCCAAAAGAAGATAGCGGCTGCTTTGACTCAATAA
- the LOC126664772 gene encoding ethylene-responsive transcription factor ERF014, whose translation MVKSELKIQSRKPSMATSTSPSPSSSSNRIKKYKGVRMRSWGSWVSEIRAPNQKTRIWLGSYSTAEAAARAYDAALLCLKGSSANLNFPITSSHYIPDTVLSPKSIQRVAAAAANSFLDNNAAAAAAETAPVSLPSPPLPSPSPSSSSSMSYNTSSPISDQLDVYDDVSLIDQSFGINYTNHDDYNYSWYNFDDQLHDHDHAAASSSFDCPLMIDDFFEGDFRLWSFAE comes from the coding sequence ATGGTGAAGAGTGAGCTCAAGATCCAATCAAGAAAGCCATCAATGGCAACTTCAACTTCACCATCGCCATCATCGAGCAGTAAcagaattaaaaaatacaaaggaGTAAGAATGAGAAGTTGGGGTTCGTGGGTATCAGAAATAAGAGCACCAAATCAGAAAACAAGAATTTGGTTAGGTTCTTATTCAACTGCTGAAGCTGCTGCTAGAGCTTACGATGCTGCACTTTTATGTCTGAAAGGCTCTTCAGCTAATCTTAATTTTCCCATCACTTCCTCTCATTACATTCCCGACACTGTTTTATCTCCTAAATCCATTCAAAGAGTTGCTGCCGCCGCCGCTAATAGTTTTCTAGACAACAAtgccgccgccgccgctgccGAAACTGCACCGGTATCATTACCATCACCGCCTCTACCATCACCATCGCCGTCTTCATCATCATCAATGTCCTATAACACCTCATCGCCGATTTCTGATCAACTAGACGTGTACGACGACGTGTCACTAATTGATCAATCTTTTGGGATTAATTACACTAATCATGATGATTATAATTATTCATGGTACAACTTTGATGATCAACTTCATGATCACGATCATGCTGCTGCTTCATCTTCGTTCGATTGTCCGTTGATGATCGATGATTTTTTCGAAGGTGATTTTCGCCTATGGAGCTTTGCGGAATAG
- the LOC126665867 gene encoding transmembrane emp24 domain-containing protein p24delta5 has translation MAKKFNLPSLVTVASLIVLFSSLNLIQVAEAIWLTIPSSGTKCVSEEIHNNVVVLADFYVINDDHPENTPAVSAKVTSPYGNNLYHKENITHGQFAFTTSEAGNYLACFGLENHQQQAGTATLSLDWKIGIAAKDWDSVAKKDKIEGVELDLKRLEGVVEAIHNNLIYLREKEAEMREVSEKTNARVAWFSIMSLGLCIAASGLQLWHLKRYFQKKKLI, from the exons ATGGCAAAGAAATTCAACTTACCATCTCTAGTGACAGTGGCGTCGCTAATTGTTCTGTTTTCATCGCTAAATCTGATTCAAGTAGCCGAAGCAATATGGCTTACAATTCCTAGTTCTGGAACAAAGTGTGTTTCCGAGGAGATCCATAACAACGTTGTCGTTTTGGCTGATTTCTATGTTATTAATGATGATCACCCTGAGAATACACCTGCTGTCTCTGCTAAA GTAACATCTCCATACGGCAATAACCTTTACCATAAAGAAAATATAACCCATGGTCAGTTTGCATTTACAACTTCAGAGGCTGGTAACTATTTGGCATGTTTTGGGCTGGAAAATCATCAGCAACAAGCTGGAACTGCAACTTTGAGCCTAGACTGGAAAATTGGGATTGCAGCTAAAGATTGGGATTCAGTGGCGAAAAAGGACAAGATCGAG GGGGTTGAACTTGACCTGAAGAGACTTGAAGGAGTAGTGGAAGCCATTCACAATAATCTAATCTATCTCAGGGAAAA GGAAGCGGAGATGAGGGAAGTGAGCGAGAAGACTAATGCTCGAGTTGCCTGGTTCAGTATCATGTCCTTGGGTCTATGCATTGCTGCCTCAGGTCTTCAGCTGTGGCACTTGAAGCGCTATTTCCAAAAGAAAAAGCTAATCTAG